One window of Etheostoma spectabile isolate EspeVRDwgs_2016 chromosome 6, UIUC_Espe_1.0, whole genome shotgun sequence genomic DNA carries:
- the pianp gene encoding PILR alpha-associated neural protein isoform X2, translating to MERCSISPVARLTALHCLFCILLVALVTQPSTCNRDDSEGEEQVDALSVQLSVTAQVTPTPLWAVVWGPTQPLEDETYHFISSQETDPLHQHGNQQEASTAKSEWPASMQPREDVPLESKDQEGVEDGGTEAEETEPEEVDPQFYVTVTISSLLILTAVVITAKLWIPVVNL from the exons ATGGAGAGATG CTCCATCTCTCCTGTCGCACGACTGACTGCCCTACACTGTCTCTTCTGCATTCTCCTGGTTGCACTGGTGACACAGCCCTCCACCTGTAACCGTGACGACAGTGAGGGCGAGGAGCAGGTGGACGCCCTGTCTGTCCAGCTGTCCGTTACAGCCCAGGTCACACCCACCCCTCTGTGGGCGGTAGTTTGGGGTCCCACACAGCCTCTGGAGGATGAGACTTACCACTTCATTTCCAGCCAGGAAACTGACCCCCTGCACCAGCATGGCAACCAGCAGGAGGCCAGCACCGCCAAGTCAGAGTGGCCTGCAAGCATGCAGCCCCGAGAGGACGTACCGCTGGAGTCTAAGGACCAGGAGGGAGTCGAGGATGGAGGCACGGAGGCGGAGGAGACGGAGCCTGAGGAAG tggaCCCTCAGTTCTACGTCACAGTGACCATCTCCTCGCTGCTCATCCTGACGGCAGTCGTTATTACAGCCAAACTCTG GATCCCAGTCGTGAACCTCTGA
- the pianp gene encoding PILR alpha-associated neural protein isoform X1, translated as MERCSISPVARLTALHCLFCILLVALVTQPSTCNRDDSEGEEQVDALSVQLSVTAQVTPTPLWAVVWGPTQPLEDETYHFISSQETDPLHQHGNQQEASTAKSEWPASMQPREDVPLESKDQEGVEDGGTEAEETEPEEVDPQFYVTVTISSLLILTAVVITAKLCYDRSCSQHPPPLSRGVAPPLSLALPCSLASEDSRQTLHSTSASFTDRERIPVVNL; from the exons ATGGAGAGATG CTCCATCTCTCCTGTCGCACGACTGACTGCCCTACACTGTCTCTTCTGCATTCTCCTGGTTGCACTGGTGACACAGCCCTCCACCTGTAACCGTGACGACAGTGAGGGCGAGGAGCAGGTGGACGCCCTGTCTGTCCAGCTGTCCGTTACAGCCCAGGTCACACCCACCCCTCTGTGGGCGGTAGTTTGGGGTCCCACACAGCCTCTGGAGGATGAGACTTACCACTTCATTTCCAGCCAGGAAACTGACCCCCTGCACCAGCATGGCAACCAGCAGGAGGCCAGCACCGCCAAGTCAGAGTGGCCTGCAAGCATGCAGCCCCGAGAGGACGTACCGCTGGAGTCTAAGGACCAGGAGGGAGTCGAGGATGGAGGCACGGAGGCGGAGGAGACGGAGCCTGAGGAAG tggaCCCTCAGTTCTACGTCACAGTGACCATCTCCTCGCTGCTCATCCTGACGGCAGTCGTTATTACAGCCAAACTCTG TTATGATCGCAGCTGTTCCCAGCATCCACCCCCGCTTTCCCGTGGCGTGGCCCCCCCACTCTCCCTCGCTCTCCCTTGTTCCCTTGCGTCGGAAGACAGCCGGCAGACGTTGCACAGCACCTCTGCTTCCTTCACCGACAGGGAGAG GATCCCAGTCGTGAACCTCTGA